A portion of the Acidaminococcales bacterium genome contains these proteins:
- a CDS encoding MFS transporter, translating to MDKSAGALRSTAMVSLITAFCLLGDSMLYIVLPLYWRDFGLDSVWQAGALLAANRLVRLPLNPLAVWLYANIGQRTCMALAVVTSMFTTASYSLVSGFWPLLIARCFWGAAWSLLRLGSYFSVLQFSCASDHGRHMGTYNGIFRLGSLFGMLGGAFIAELSAPNAAGCIFAGFSLLSLPLVHKYVPAGVFKSGGQKTFGALGALFDSKLTAALIATSFFTALAYQGIFNSMLSFLTGRHEIRPDLLAEFGLGAASVAGFLQALRWTWEPYLAPKIGRFSDTGGKRRSLLQKNCFLAAFLFLAISYKIDLWAWLLLVILLQLTGTGVTTLSDALAADIAADGKNAPAVLGAHSLAIDLGSAIGPIVGYSLNNYGGIHAPFFMAGACLLLVAPLWHRAAGA from the coding sequence TTTTGGGCGACTCCATGCTTTATATCGTTTTGCCGCTTTACTGGCGCGATTTCGGCTTGGACTCCGTATGGCAGGCGGGCGCGCTGCTGGCGGCCAACAGACTGGTCAGGCTGCCCTTGAATCCCTTGGCCGTGTGGCTTTACGCCAACATAGGGCAAAGGACCTGCATGGCGCTGGCGGTTGTAACGTCCATGTTTACTACCGCCTCTTATTCTCTCGTTTCGGGCTTTTGGCCGCTATTAATTGCCCGTTGCTTCTGGGGCGCGGCCTGGAGCCTTTTGCGGCTGGGTTCTTATTTTTCCGTTTTGCAGTTTTCCTGCGCGTCCGATCACGGGCGGCATATGGGCACCTACAACGGCATTTTCCGTTTGGGCAGCCTGTTTGGCATGCTGGGCGGCGCTTTTATAGCGGAACTGTCCGCTCCCAACGCCGCCGGCTGCATTTTCGCCGGTTTCAGCCTGCTCTCTCTGCCGCTGGTGCATAAGTACGTACCGGCCGGAGTTTTCAAAAGCGGCGGACAAAAAACATTCGGCGCGCTGGGCGCGCTGTTTGACAGCAAATTGACGGCGGCGCTGATTGCGACTAGTTTTTTCACCGCGCTCGCTTATCAGGGGATATTCAATTCCATGTTAAGTTTCCTGACCGGCCGGCATGAGATCAGGCCGGATTTGCTGGCCGAGTTTGGTTTGGGCGCGGCCAGCGTGGCCGGTTTTTTACAAGCGCTGCGTTGGACATGGGAACCTTATCTTGCGCCCAAAATCGGCAGATTTTCCGACACGGGCGGGAAGCGGCGTTCCTTGCTGCAAAAAAATTGTTTTTTGGCGGCGTTTCTGTTTTTAGCCATTTCTTATAAAATAGACTTGTGGGCCTGGCTTTTGCTGGTTATACTTTTGCAGCTTACGGGCACGGGGGTTACCACGCTTTCGGACGCGCTCGCGGCCGACATTGCCGCAGACGGCAAAAACGCCCCGGCGGTTCTGGGCGCACATTCCCTGGCGATTGACCTCGGGTCTGCAATCGGGCCGATCGTCGGCTATTCTTTGAACAATTACGGCGGCATTCACGCGCCCTTTTTCATGGCGGGGGCGTGCCTGCTTCTGGTCGCGCCGCTCTGGCACCGGGCGGCCGGCGCGTAA
- a CDS encoding alpha-hydroxy-acid oxidizing protein, which yields MDKAVLRDLGREKFGKFCRVCNTCDGVACAGEIPGMGGVLTGRSFQNNIMALRDVLLRQRIVHSAGNPDTGCEVFGVKMAAPVIAAPIGGISYNLNDFTPEGDYARSIVAGAAQSGCLGMTGDGGPEIIYRSGIEAITEAGGRGIPTIKPRPNRDIIRQAETAARAGAPAVAADIDSAALINMTRLNQPVGPKTEREIAELAKEIKLPLIIKGVMTVEDAKASLAAGAAGIVVSNHGGRVLDHTPGTAMALPEIARAVKGKMAVWVDGGVRTGVDVLKMLALGADAVLVGRPFAQAAAGGANGVAFAFAAMIDQLKMAMIMTGASKLADIDGSFIYRREK from the coding sequence ATGGACAAGGCGGTTTTGCGGGATCTTGGGAGGGAAAAATTCGGTAAATTCTGCCGGGTATGCAATACTTGCGACGGCGTCGCCTGCGCGGGCGAAATACCGGGCATGGGGGGCGTACTGACCGGACGGAGCTTCCAAAACAACATCATGGCCTTGCGGGATGTGCTGTTGCGCCAGCGCATAGTCCACAGCGCCGGCAACCCGGACACAGGCTGCGAGGTTTTCGGCGTGAAAATGGCCGCGCCGGTTATCGCCGCGCCCATTGGCGGCATATCTTATAACCTGAACGATTTCACGCCCGAAGGCGACTACGCCCGAAGCATTGTCGCCGGCGCCGCGCAAAGCGGCTGCCTGGGCATGACCGGCGACGGCGGGCCGGAAATAATCTACAGAAGCGGCATTGAAGCGATAACCGAGGCCGGCGGGCGGGGCATACCTACGATCAAGCCGCGCCCCAACCGCGATATAATACGGCAGGCGGAAACAGCCGCGCGCGCTGGAGCGCCGGCGGTAGCCGCCGACATCGATTCGGCGGCGCTGATAAACATGACCAGGCTGAACCAGCCGGTCGGTCCTAAGACCGAGCGGGAAATTGCGGAACTGGCCAAAGAAATAAAACTTCCGCTTATCATAAAAGGCGTCATGACCGTGGAAGACGCAAAGGCTTCGCTTGCCGCCGGGGCGGCCGGCATAGTTGTTTCCAACCACGGGGGAAGGGTGCTTGACCATACGCCAGGTACGGCCATGGCGTTGCCGGAAATCGCGCGGGCGGTCAAAGGGAAGATGGCCGTCTGGGTGGACGGCGGGGTGCGCACGGGCGTCGATGTATTGAAAATGCTCGCCCTGGGCGCGGACGCGGTGCTGGTGGGCCGCCCTTTCGCGCAGGCGGCGGCCGGCGGCGCGAACGGCGTAGCTTTTGCCTTTGCCGCGATGATTGATCAGTTGAAAATGGCCATGATCATGACCGGCGCGTCCAAATTGGCGGACATTGACGGCTCTTTTATTTATCGCCGGGAAAAATAA
- the nifS gene encoding cysteine desulfurase NifS: MKRVYLDNAATTKIDPRVLEVMVPALRDNFGNPSSIYAEARTAKKALEEARAQVAGLIGAKAGEVIFTGGGSEADNMALRGIAEAYGKKGGHIITSKVEHHAILHTCEYLQKQGFAVTYLPVDEFGLTTPEDVKQAIRPDTILISIMYANNEVGTIMPIREIGAIARERKILFHTDAVQAAGHVDIDVERDNIDLLSLTAHKIQGPKGVGALYLRKGVKLPPLIHGGGQERGFRAGTENLPGAVALGKACELAGAELEKNNAHMEKLRDYLLDGIFAKIPYVKLNGHPKMRLSNNVNVSVRYIEGEGMLLRLDMAGISASSGSACTSGSLDPSHVLLAMGLDHATAHGSLRLTLSPETSKEDIDYLLEKLPPIAEFLRVMSPVYKAEVGVCGRQELKNCAACPVGREK, translated from the coding sequence ATGAAACGCGTTTATTTGGACAATGCCGCGACGACCAAAATCGACCCGAGGGTGCTTGAAGTCATGGTGCCCGCCCTGCGGGACAATTTTGGCAATCCTTCCAGTATTTACGCCGAGGCCAGGACAGCGAAAAAAGCGCTGGAAGAGGCGCGCGCCCAAGTAGCCGGGCTAATCGGGGCGAAAGCGGGAGAGGTAATTTTTACCGGCGGCGGCTCGGAAGCCGACAATATGGCTTTGCGCGGGATCGCCGAAGCTTACGGGAAAAAAGGCGGGCATATAATTACCAGCAAGGTGGAGCATCACGCGATTCTCCATACTTGCGAATATTTGCAAAAACAAGGGTTTGCCGTTACCTACCTGCCGGTGGACGAGTTCGGGCTGACAACGCCGGAGGATGTAAAGCAGGCGATCCGGCCGGACACTATCCTGATCAGCATAATGTACGCCAACAATGAAGTGGGAACGATAATGCCGATCCGCGAAATCGGCGCCATCGCCCGCGAGCGCAAAATACTGTTTCACACCGACGCGGTGCAGGCGGCCGGCCATGTGGACATTGACGTGGAACGCGACAACATAGATCTTTTGAGCCTCACCGCGCACAAAATACAAGGGCCCAAAGGCGTGGGCGCCCTCTATTTGCGAAAAGGCGTCAAGCTGCCGCCGCTCATTCACGGCGGCGGGCAGGAAAGGGGATTCAGGGCGGGAACGGAAAACCTGCCGGGCGCGGTCGCGCTGGGCAAGGCTTGTGAATTGGCCGGCGCCGAATTGGAAAAAAACAACGCCCATATGGAAAAATTGCGCGATTATTTGCTTGACGGCATTTTTGCCAAAATACCTTATGTTAAACTTAACGGCCATCCAAAGATGCGCCTGAGCAACAATGTCAACGTAAGCGTGCGCTACATAGAGGGCGAGGGGATGCTCCTTAGGCTCGACATGGCCGGAATATCGGCTTCAAGCGGTTCGGCCTGCACGTCGGGCTCGCTCGACCCGTCGCATGTGCTTTTGGCTATGGGGCTTGACCACGCGACGGCGCACGGGTCGCTACGGCTTACCCTGTCGCCGGAAACGTCGAAAGAAGACATAGACTATCTTTTGGAAAAACTGCCGCCGATAGCGGAATTTCTGCGGGTAATGTCGCCTGTTTACAAGGCCGAGGTAGGCGTCTGCGGCCGGCAGGAACTCAAAAACTGCGCGGCCTGCCCGGTAGGGCGGGAAAAATAA
- the nifU gene encoding Fe-S cluster assembly scaffold protein NifU: MDHFANPRNVGEIADADGIGEVGNPVCGDIMKFFIKVDNGIITDIKFKTFGCGAAIATSSIATELARGKSIAEAQRLTNKAVAEALDGLPPVKMHCSNLAADALKAAIIDYKKKRGLDYSDIRLDDDECGGCENACAGQRH; this comes from the coding sequence ATGGATCATTTCGCCAATCCGCGCAACGTCGGCGAAATAGCCGACGCCGATGGCATAGGCGAGGTTGGCAATCCTGTGTGCGGCGACATAATGAAATTTTTCATTAAAGTGGACAACGGGATCATAACCGACATAAAGTTTAAAACTTTTGGCTGCGGCGCGGCGATCGCCACCAGCAGCATTGCCACCGAACTGGCGCGGGGCAAATCAATCGCCGAGGCGCAGCGGCTGACCAACAAAGCGGTCGCCGAGGCGTTGGACGGCTTGCCGCCGGTAAAAATGCACTGTTCAAACTTAGCGGCCGATGCGCTGAAGGCCGCGATAATCGATTACAAAAAAAAGCGCGGCTTAGATTATAGCGACATCAGGCTGGACGATGATGAATGCGGCGGCTGTGAAAATGCCTGCGCCGGCCAGCGCCATTAA
- a CDS encoding AEC family transporter: MEIIFHSIQSVISIGIMLGMGLVISLRGWIDDGGAKLISSLVTKISLPCMVLLNITNSFTRENFLLLFHELLIPVLSVVISYYIGSAVCRLRNIPKGRRAIFKSMFYVSNCMYIGLPLNIALFGEDSSVYVFEYFIANTTALWCVAVYQAAAEGSGCAAQIGVLDTLKKIIFSPLIGLITAAVVIALGLKIPAVLKSTLGYIGGMTTPLAMIFVGFALSKTKISELKMDADMLIAHIGRFVIGPVSIFCLSMLIPTNPMQFKVLVMQSAAPVAVALPVIAATYGLDVKYAAILTSASTFFFMFVVPAYMWLLYVYFNS; this comes from the coding sequence TTGGAAATAATCTTCCACTCGATCCAGAGCGTGATCAGCATAGGCATAATGCTTGGGATGGGGCTGGTCATCTCCTTGCGGGGCTGGATAGACGACGGCGGCGCGAAGCTGATTTCCAGCCTGGTTACCAAAATATCCTTGCCTTGCATGGTCTTGCTTAACATAACGAACAGTTTTACCCGCGAAAATTTCCTGCTGTTGTTTCATGAACTGCTTATTCCTGTTTTGTCCGTTGTCATAAGTTATTACATAGGCAGCGCGGTCTGCCGTCTGCGCAACATACCGAAAGGCCGGCGCGCTATATTCAAAAGCATGTTCTACGTTTCCAACTGCATGTATATAGGATTGCCGCTTAACATAGCGCTATTCGGCGAAGACAGTTCCGTGTATGTTTTTGAATATTTCATCGCCAACACCACCGCCTTATGGTGCGTGGCCGTCTACCAGGCGGCGGCCGAAGGGTCGGGGTGCGCCGCGCAAATAGGCGTTTTGGACACATTGAAAAAAATCATTTTTTCCCCGCTCATCGGTTTGATAACGGCGGCGGTCGTCATCGCCCTCGGCCTGAAAATCCCCGCCGTCCTTAAAAGCACTTTGGGCTACATCGGCGGCATGACCACGCCCTTGGCCATGATTTTTGTCGGCTTCGCCCTGAGCAAGACGAAAATCAGCGAGCTTAAAATGGATGCCGACATGCTCATAGCGCACATCGGCAGGTTTGTCATCGGGCCTGTTTCCATATTTTGCCTGAGCATGCTCATACCGACAAATCCCATGCAATTCAAAGTCCTGGTCATGCAGTCCGCCGCTCCGGTGGCGGTGGCCCTGCCGGTTATCGCCGCGACTTACGGCCTGGACGTAAAATACGCGGCCATACTCACAAGCGCGTCCACCTTCTTTTTTATGTTCGTGGTTCCGGCTTATATGTGGCTGCTGTATGTATATTTCAACAGTTAG
- a CDS encoding LysM peptidoglycan-binding domain-containing protein — translation MNITKALLALFAASVACSFAFLPFAAPDEVFERVEIIVLPGDTVWAISAGFAAGGEDIRAVVERVYKENRLGAGDAIRPGQKITVPVLKGQAGGKVAFAGRRAAAP, via the coding sequence ATGAATATAACAAAAGCGCTGCTGGCTCTGTTCGCCGCGTCCGTCGCCTGTTCCTTTGCTTTTTTGCCTTTTGCCGCGCCGGATGAAGTGTTTGAGCGCGTGGAAATCATTGTTTTGCCGGGAGACACCGTTTGGGCGATCAGCGCCGGGTTTGCCGCCGGCGGCGAAGATATACGGGCAGTGGTGGAACGCGTCTACAAAGAAAACCGGCTGGGCGCGGGCGATGCCATCCGCCCCGGGCAGAAAATAACCGTCCCCGTGCTGAAAGGGCAGGCCGGGGGAAAAGTCGCTTTCGCCGGTCGGCGCGCGGCCGCGCCCTGA
- a CDS encoding GNAT family N-acetyltransferase: MDFNGNGNGACAILGVKRDEYGEIMRVWEMSVRASHAFLQEEDILFYKKQIPATGLDNVRLFAVRDASRKILGFMGTSAEKIEMLFIIPHMRGKGIGRTFIDYAVKKLRVKKVDVNEQNENAVEFYRKMGFAVKARSELDMAGRPYPVLHLVAGKGLICEYNCAQC; encoded by the coding sequence ATGGATTTTAATGGCAATGGCAACGGCGCTTGTGCCATATTGGGCGTCAAGCGAGATGAATACGGCGAAATCATGCGCGTTTGGGAAATGTCTGTCAGGGCAAGCCACGCTTTTTTGCAAGAAGAAGACATTTTGTTTTATAAAAAGCAAATTCCGGCGACAGGGCTTGACAATGTCAGATTGTTTGCCGTCCGGGACGCTTCCCGTAAAATACTTGGTTTCATGGGTACGTCGGCGGAAAAAATTGAAATGCTGTTCATAATTCCTCACATGCGGGGAAAAGGCATAGGAAGAACGTTCATTGATTATGCTGTTAAAAAGTTGCGCGTAAAAAAAGTCGATGTAAATGAACAAAATGAAAATGCCGTGGAATTTTACCGAAAAATGGGGTTTGCGGTAAAAGCGCGTTCCGAGCTTGATATGGCGGGAAGGCCATATCCCGTCTTGCATTTGGTGGCCGGCAAGGGACTGATATGCGAGTATAATTGCGCTCAATGTTAA
- a CDS encoding homocysteine S-methyltransferase family protein, with translation MLKMFDGAMGTQLQALGIADSPCPEYAAVTSPAQVTAIHREYVEAGADIIETNTFGANRLKLKDFGLENRVGQIVAAAARAARAACGRDTLVAGSVGPTGQLIAPLGACSFDEAASAYEEQIKALAGAGVDYILIETIIDLQEMRAAVLAAKAACRLPVIGQLTLGENGRTVTGSGAAAAAAALEPLGVSVIGLNCSLGPEQLLPLVAELARETALPVSVQPNAGLPTVVGGKAVFPLSPEDMAAWVPRLVAAGASFVGGCCGTTPAHIKAMKKELEKCRPSPRRPLPAGVRLSSRGGALWLGGGHKTALIGERINPTGRKILADELKSGSLIAVKREALAQAEAGAAVLDINAGVPGIDQAAMMRRLVEELSAIVDLPFSIDSAQPEAIEAGLRYFPGRALINSVSGKQPERDAILSIAKRYGAAVIVLPLTGKDLPETAEERLKIVGGVIRAAKEAGLGNGDIVLDALALTAAANGSAPAETLRTLKLYKENFPCPTTMGLSNVSFGLPGRELINAAFFLMALANGLDAPIINPLAKYIKELLAAASVINGQDSQGIAFSSSHVSAAGEKAAPAAPPGDEDILDALLRAVARGEKESAADLAAKAHGQGRTVIEITNRALTGAMDDIGDKFARGKAFLPQVMLAAEAMQAAFAVLKEKAGRQGRPPSRGKIILATVEGDIHDLGKNIVSTLMQSGGFDIIDLGKDVPAAKVLAAAEKEKPDIVGLCALMTTTLGAMGECIDLLRKSGYAGGIMVGGAVLTAGYAESIGAGMYASDALSAVKQAKEWVKGRKV, from the coding sequence ATGTTGAAGATGTTTGACGGCGCGATGGGCACTCAATTGCAGGCGCTCGGCATAGCGGACAGCCCCTGCCCCGAATACGCGGCCGTAACAAGCCCCGCCCAGGTAACGGCGATACACCGGGAATATGTCGAAGCCGGCGCCGACATTATCGAAACCAATACTTTCGGCGCCAACCGGCTGAAATTGAAAGATTTCGGCCTGGAAAACCGGGTCGGCCAAATAGTGGCCGCCGCCGCGCGCGCCGCGCGCGCCGCTTGCGGCCGGGACACCCTCGTCGCCGGTTCCGTCGGGCCGACCGGGCAGCTCATCGCGCCGCTTGGCGCGTGCTCTTTCGACGAAGCCGCCTCGGCCTACGAAGAACAGATAAAGGCGCTGGCCGGGGCGGGCGTGGACTATATACTGATCGAAACCATCATCGACCTGCAGGAAATGCGCGCCGCCGTGCTGGCGGCCAAAGCGGCCTGCCGCCTGCCGGTCATCGGGCAGCTCACCCTTGGCGAAAACGGCCGTACCGTAACCGGCTCCGGCGCGGCGGCGGCCGCCGCCGCGCTGGAGCCGCTGGGGGTCAGCGTCATCGGCCTGAACTGCTCGCTCGGCCCCGAGCAGTTGCTGCCGCTGGTGGCGGAACTGGCAAGAGAAACCGCCCTGCCGGTTTCGGTGCAGCCCAACGCCGGTCTGCCGACGGTTGTGGGCGGCAAGGCCGTGTTCCCCCTCTCGCCGGAAGACATGGCCGCATGGGTCCCGCGCCTGGTCGCGGCCGGCGCGTCTTTTGTCGGCGGCTGCTGCGGCACGACGCCGGCGCATATAAAAGCCATGAAAAAAGAACTGGAAAAATGTCGGCCATCGCCGCGCCGCCCCCTGCCGGCGGGCGTAAGGCTGTCCTCGCGCGGCGGCGCTCTTTGGCTGGGCGGCGGGCATAAAACGGCGCTCATTGGCGAGCGGATAAATCCTACCGGGCGCAAAATACTGGCGGATGAGCTGAAAAGCGGCAGCCTGATCGCCGTGAAAAGAGAAGCTTTGGCGCAGGCGGAGGCCGGCGCGGCCGTGCTCGACATCAACGCGGGCGTGCCGGGCATTGACCAGGCGGCGATGATGCGGCGGCTGGTGGAGGAACTTTCCGCGATCGTCGACCTGCCCTTTTCCATCGACAGCGCCCAGCCGGAAGCGATTGAGGCGGGGCTGCGGTATTTTCCGGGGCGGGCCCTGATAAATTCGGTCAGCGGCAAACAGCCGGAACGGGACGCCATCCTGTCCATAGCCAAACGCTACGGCGCGGCGGTCATCGTTTTGCCGCTGACTGGCAAGGATCTGCCCGAGACGGCGGAAGAAAGGCTGAAAATCGTGGGCGGCGTAATCCGGGCGGCGAAAGAGGCTGGGCTTGGCAACGGCGATATAGTGCTGGACGCGCTGGCGCTCACCGCCGCCGCCAACGGGAGCGCGCCGGCGGAAACGCTGCGCACCCTGAAATTATACAAAGAAAATTTCCCTTGCCCGACCACTATGGGCTTGAGCAATGTTTCTTTCGGCCTTCCCGGACGGGAACTGATCAACGCGGCCTTTTTCCTGATGGCCTTGGCCAATGGGCTGGACGCCCCGATCATCAATCCCCTGGCCAAATACATAAAAGAATTGCTGGCAGCGGCCAGCGTAATCAACGGGCAGGACAGCCAGGGCATCGCTTTCAGCTCGTCCCATGTGTCCGCTGCCGGCGAGAAGGCCGCGCCCGCCGCGCCGCCCGGGGACGAGGACATACTGGACGCGCTGCTTAGGGCGGTGGCGCGCGGCGAAAAAGAATCGGCCGCAGACCTTGCCGCTAAGGCCCATGGGCAGGGGCGGACGGTAATTGAAATTACCAACCGGGCACTGACCGGCGCCATGGACGACATCGGCGACAAATTCGCGCGCGGGAAAGCTTTCCTGCCGCAGGTCATGCTGGCGGCGGAAGCGATGCAGGCGGCTTTCGCCGTATTAAAAGAAAAAGCCGGGCGGCAGGGGCGTCCGCCGTCCCGGGGGAAAATTATCTTGGCCACCGTTGAGGGAGACATCCACGATCTGGGCAAAAACATCGTGTCAACCCTCATGCAAAGCGGCGGTTTCGACATAATCGACCTTGGCAAAGACGTGCCGGCCGCTAAGGTACTGGCGGCGGCCGAAAAAGAAAAACCCGACATCGTCGGGCTGTGCGCCTTGATGACCACCACCTTGGGGGCAATGGGCGAATGTATAGATCTGTTGCGGAAAAGCGGCTATGCGGGAGGGATAATGGTCGGCGGGGCGGTGCTGACCGCCGGCTACGCCGAAAGCATCGGTGCCGGCATGTACGCCAGCGACGCCCTATCGGCGGTAAAACAGGCCAAGGAATGGGTCAAAGGCCGCAAAGTCTGA
- a CDS encoding YybS family protein: MQKDARSMVEAGVLSAVAVVFAVINLYIPLLGIFLNVFWPVPLVLLGVRHGLKWSALALASSALILAIIVNPLQSLLQAAGLGGIGLVLGWSLNKGNPPVMTLGFGAAASLLSKILVIALLFLFAGGNPFDLGPETIAKAVSDTMELYRSFGMSDAELAQIKPIVESTLNMMKLILPAGIVFAAFFDAYANLWLARAILGRLGTFTPGLPEFKNLLLHQHFLLFYGVSLLLTALLKNQPDSLFYQASVNANFIMAMPILLQGIAVAWSFSYRKNWPGISRWLLVSMLILLQPVSIVVIFLGMADFVFDFRKLRPPRT, encoded by the coding sequence GTGCAAAAAGATGCCAGATCCATGGTGGAGGCCGGAGTATTGTCAGCGGTGGCGGTCGTTTTTGCCGTCATCAATCTTTACATACCTTTGCTGGGGATTTTTCTGAATGTTTTCTGGCCGGTGCCCTTGGTGCTGCTGGGCGTCAGGCACGGGCTCAAATGGAGCGCGCTTGCGCTGGCTTCTTCCGCCCTGATCCTGGCCATAATCGTCAATCCGCTGCAAAGCCTCTTGCAGGCCGCAGGATTGGGCGGCATCGGGCTTGTCCTCGGCTGGAGCCTTAACAAAGGCAACCCTCCTGTCATGACGTTGGGTTTTGGCGCCGCCGCCTCGCTTTTGTCAAAGATTTTGGTCATAGCTCTGCTTTTTTTGTTTGCCGGCGGAAACCCTTTCGACCTCGGCCCGGAAACTATCGCCAAGGCGGTCTCCGACACGATGGAACTGTATCGTTCTTTTGGCATGTCGGATGCGGAACTGGCGCAAATAAAACCGATTGTGGAGTCCACATTAAACATGATGAAGCTTATCCTGCCGGCGGGGATTGTCTTTGCGGCTTTTTTTGACGCTTACGCCAATTTGTGGCTCGCGCGGGCCATTCTCGGGCGGTTGGGGACATTCACGCCCGGGCTGCCGGAATTTAAAAATTTGCTGCTGCACCAGCATTTCCTGCTTTTTTACGGCGTTTCCCTATTGCTGACCGCCCTTTTAAAAAACCAGCCGGACAGCCTCTTTTATCAAGCAAGCGTCAACGCCAATTTCATCATGGCCATGCCGATTTTGCTGCAAGGAATCGCGGTCGCCTGGTCGTTCAGCTACCGAAAAAACTGGCCGGGCATTTCCCGCTGGTTGCTTGTCAGCATGCTTATACTCTTGCAGCCGGTGTCAATAGTCGTCATATTCCTCGGGATGGCCGATTTTGTTTTTGATTTCAGGAAATTGCGCCCGCCGCGCACCTGA
- a CDS encoding DUF1638 domain-containing protein yields MANGAKPAIDILSCDAFAWELGTLAKEINEDAARSYRVNCIYLTQRLHVDFNRLGEEVAAALGKLRGSKVALLYGSLCHPDFSFLPGGGIHRLKEINCIHAISGESTAGQPRSFFLTPSQLAKWRANFSFDRKGPEEKRDFKERFRKYCDSAVFLDTGAGAADEKELALFAEATGLAVQKKQIGLAPFRKTLFALLEATWRGAPP; encoded by the coding sequence ATGGCAAACGGCGCAAAACCGGCCATAGACATCCTGTCCTGCGATGCGTTCGCCTGGGAGCTGGGCACCTTGGCCAAAGAGATAAACGAAGACGCCGCGCGGTCTTACCGGGTAAATTGCATTTATCTAACGCAAAGGCTGCATGTGGATTTCAATCGTTTAGGCGAGGAAGTCGCGGCCGCTTTGGGGAAATTGCGCGGGAGCAAGGTCGCGCTGCTTTACGGCAGCCTTTGCCATCCCGATTTTTCTTTTCTGCCTGGCGGCGGAATCCACCGCCTGAAAGAGATAAACTGCATACACGCCATAAGCGGGGAGTCAACCGCCGGCCAGCCACGCTCTTTTTTCCTCACGCCGTCGCAGCTGGCCAAGTGGCGCGCCAATTTTTCTTTTGACCGCAAAGGTCCGGAAGAAAAGCGCGATTTTAAGGAGCGTTTCCGCAAATATTGCGATAGCGCCGTTTTTTTGGATACAGGCGCCGGCGCGGCCGACGAAAAAGAGCTGGCCTTGTTTGCCGAGGCAACGGGGCTGGCCGTTCAAAAGAAACAAATCGGGCTCGCTCCCTTTCGAAAAACTCTCTTTGCGCTGCTTGAGGCAACTTGGCGGGGCGCCCCGCCCTGA